The following is a genomic window from Candidatus Omnitrophota bacterium.
TGAGATCGCTCGGCGCTTTAGGAGTTTGGACAGCGGATGGCGATAATTGGCCACCGTTATGGATGGAGTGAAGATTTTTCCCCAGGGAAACATAAGGATCGGCCATTTTTTCCATTCCTTTCGGCATGGCATGAGTTCAACCGATCCTTAGTGCAGATTTTATGCCAGTTGCGCGGCGGGCGGCGCTTCGTTTTGAGCCTGCCCTGCGCCGTTTCATGTTTTTTCCAGAAAATCCTGTTCGTTAAGAATTTCTTGCATGAAGGTTTCTTTCACTATTTCCTTTTGCCAGCGGCGATGTCTTTTAAGCGATTCTTCTCGTTTCTTTCGCGCCAGGGCGATGAAGCGATCCGTCTCGACTGGACCCAGCTGATCCAGTAAGGCGTAAATCCCTTTCTTTACAATTAGATCGTCCTCAAGATATCGTTCTGGCTTCATAGCAATTCCTCACTTAAGCAAAACTGCGCCGGATTCATCGCAGGTATTTTACTATTGATCTTGCGGCGCTTCGCTATGAGCCTGCCCTGCGGGGCTGCGCCGCTATTGCGTTTTCACGATACGAAAGCCAAAACTGGAGTTATCCCGGTTGGATGGGATGTTATTGTTTCGGTATGCCGACCGGCAAGTCCAGGCGTAGTCGTTCCAACTGCCGCCGCGAAGCACGTTGAACGAGCCGCCGGTTGGACCCGTTGGATCAATTTGGGATTCATCGCGATATCTCCCATACAAATCCTGGCACCACTCCCAAACGTTGCCGTTCATATCGTACAGTCCCCAGACGTTGGGCGTCTTTAATCCTACTTCATGCGTTTTCGTCTTTGAATTGGACGCTTGCCACGCATAGTCGCTGATTTGCGTATTGCTCGGATCGTCGCCCCAATAAAACGCCGTCACGGTAACCGCACGGCAGGCGTATTCCCATTCCGCTTCCGTCGGCAAGCGAAACGTTCCTAGCCCCAACTGGTTCAATTTTACGAGGAAGGTTTGGCAATCGAACCAGGACACTTTTTCCACTGGAAGGTTTAATCCCTTAAAATTGGAAGGATTGTTCCCCATCACCACTTGCCATTGCGCCTGTGTTACCTCGTATTTTCCCATATAGAAACTTTTAGAGATCGTAACTTGATGCTGCGGCCCTTCATCCGCATCGCGAGCCGTCTCATCGCTGGGGCTGCCCATAATAAAGGTTCCGGCGGGGATCAACGACATCTCTAATTGTTTGACGCCATCAGGAAGGGGAAGAGGAATTGTGATGGTTTGATTATCGGAGACTCTGGACGTAGGTGTTGAGGTAAATGGAATGGAGGTTTTCGTTGGCGTAAACGATGGAGCCATCGTCGGCGTCGCCGTCGAAGCCAAGGCGGGAGTAATCGTTGGAGTAAGCGTCGGAGTCATCTTTGGCGTTAATCTGGGAGTAGACGTCTGAGTGAATATTGGCCTAATTGTCGGCGTTAGGGAGGGGGTCGGCGTTTTAACCGGGATGGGCGTTTTCGTAGGCGTAGAAGAAGCTGTTGGCGTGTTGGTCATTGTAGGAGTGGAGGTAGGCGATGGCGTTGCGGTGGGAGTATTGGTGTTTGTCGGCGTCGGTGTAGGAATCCCTTCTACGGCAAAGGCCACTGGGCC
Proteins encoded in this region:
- a CDS encoding SUMF1/EgtB/PvdO family nonheme iron enzyme, encoding MKKNIVSLLAIFFGMMLTDVTSFALSQNTVEVFDDERSQEPLSGSTDFDDIGNRLIDIRWNYDGDLPVYAWQIYVRRGDGGYFFLGSTTDGTYRRFVWKNPDVNAQYQFRVWGLYKNDKNQNRSTVLNQPAPIGFNLTGGASIALKKIANPDDIPAHKAIVTDDLYHGTDLSGGFDADSSLERALAIKFNPGTEEYANVHIYISKNGAQYDFLGQTGAPDIYYFRFDGNRTFLLSDNYSQGPQPFEKYWFRVLAIKTEGGVSQMEAGPVAFAVEGIPTPTPTNTNTPTATPSPTSTPTMTNTPTASSTPTKTPIPVKTPTPSLTPTIRPIFTQTSTPRLTPKMTPTLTPTITPALASTATPTMAPSFTPTKTSIPFTSTPTSRVSDNQTITIPLPLPDGVKQLEMSLIPAGTFIMGSPSDETARDADEGPQHQVTISKSFYMGKYEVTQAQWQVVMGNNPSNFKGLNLPVEKVSWFDCQTFLVKLNQLGLGTFRLPTEAEWEYACRAVTVTAFYWGDDPSNTQISDYAWQASNSKTKTHEVGLKTPNVWGLYDMNGNVWEWCQDLYGRYRDESQIDPTGPTGGSFNVLRGGSWNDYAWTCRSAYRNNNIPSNRDNSSFGFRIVKTQ